The Mustela nigripes isolate SB6536 chromosome 4, MUSNIG.SB6536, whole genome shotgun sequence genome includes a window with the following:
- the GNPAT gene encoding dihydroxyacetone phosphate acyltransferase isoform X4: MKCYTPLVYKGITPCKPSDIKSSVLSSEEVHYVIKQLSKESLQSIDVLREEVCEILDEMSHKLRLGAIRFFAFALSKIFKQIFSKVCVNEEGIQKLQRAIQEHPVVLLPSHRSYIDFLMLSFLLYNYDLPVPVIAAGMDFLGMKMVGELLRMSGAFFMRRTFGGNKLYWAVFSEYVKTMLRNGYAPVEFFLEGTRSRSAKTLTPKFGLLNIVMEPFFKREVFDTYLVPVSISYDKVLEETLYVYELLGVPKPKESTTGLLKARKILSENFGNIHVYFGDPVSLRSLAAGRMSRSPYNLVPRYIPQKQPEDVHAFVTEVAYKMQLLQIQNLVLSPWALTAAVLLQNRPAMDFDALVEKTLWLKGLTQAFGGFLSWPDNEPAEEVIQSNILLHSNIASLVKDQVVLNMDSGDSEVVDGLIFQHITLLMCSAYRNQLLNIFVRPSLVALALQMTPGFRKEDVYSCFHFLLSVFSDEFIFLPGNTLKDFEEGCYLLCKNETIQVTTRDILVTEKGNTVLEFLIGLFKPFVECYQIICKYLLNEEDYFTEKQYLAGVRKFAGQLLDQGASQCYDVLSCDVQKNALAAFVRLGVVEKKKVNSDTVFNVNEPALTKLEEMLGCKTPVGKPVTAKL; this comes from the exons cTTTCTAAGGAATCCCTTCAATCCATCGATGTCCTCCGAGAGGAAGTCTGTGAGATTTTGGATGAGATGAGCCACAAACTGCGTCTGGGAGCCATCCGGTTTTTTGCCTTTGCCCTgagcaaaatatttaaacaaattttctcAAAAGTGTGTGTAAATGAAGAAGGTATTCAGAAA ctacAACGAGCCATCCAGGAGCACCCAGTCGTCCTGCTGCCCAGTCATCGAAGTTACATTGACTTTCTGATGTTGTCTTTTCTCTTATACAATTATGATTTACCGGTACCCGTCATAGCTGCGGGAATGG ACTTCCTGGGAATGAAGATGGTCGGGGAACTGCTGCGGATGTCGGGCGCCTTCTTTATGCGGCGCACCTTTGGTGGCAATAAACTCTACTGGGCGGTGTTCTCTGAATACGTGAAAACCATGTTGCGG aatgGTTATGCTCCTGTTGAATTTTTCCTCGAAGGGACAAGAAGTCGCTCTGCCAAGACATTGACTCCGAAATTTG GTCTTCTGAATATTGTGAtggaaccattttttaaaagggaagtttTTGATACCTACCTTGTTCCAGTCAGCATCAGTTATGATAAAGTATTGGAAGAAACTCTTTACGTGTACGAGCTTCTAGGGGTTCCAAAACCAAAAGAATCGACAACT GGATTGTTGAAAGCCAGGAAGATCCTCTctgaaaattttggaaatatcCATGTGTACTTTGGAGACCCGGTGTCACTTCGATCTCTGGCAGCTGGGAGGATGAGTCGGAGCCCATATAATTTGGTTCCAAG GTATATTCCTCAGAAGCAGCCGGAGGATGTGCACGCCTTCGTCACAGAAGTGGCCTATAAGATGCAGCTGCTGCAGATCCAGAACCTGGTCCTGAGCCCCTGGGCCCTAACGGCCGCCGTTCTACTCCAGAACCGGCCAGCCATGGACTTCGACGCCCTGGTGGAGAAGACTTTATGGCTCAAAGGCTTAACCCAGGCCTTCGGGGGCTTTCTCTCTTGGCCTG ATAATGAGCCTGCTGAGGAAGTTATCCAGTCCAACATTCTCCTGCACTCCAACATCGCTAGCCTCGTCAAAGACCAGGTGGTTCTGAATATGGACTCTGGAGACTCCGAAGTGGTCGATGGACTTATTTTCCAGCATATCACCCTCCTCATGTGCTCGGCCTACAGGAACCAGTTGCTCAACATTTTCGTCCGCCCTTCCTTAGTAGCTCTGGCACTGCAGATGACCCCGGGGTTCCGGAAAG aggATGTCTACAGTTGCTTTCACTTCCTGCTCAGTGTTTTTTCAGATGAGTTCATCTTCCTTCCAGGAAACACACTAAAG GACTTTGAAGAAGGCTGTTACCTCCTCTGTAAAAATGAGACGATACAAGTGACGACAAGAGACATCCTAGttacagagaaaggaaatacTGTGCTGGAATTTTTAATAGGTCTCTTTAAACCTTTTGTGGAATGTTATCAG ATAATTTGCAAATACCTCCTGAATGAAGAAGACTACTTCACTGAGAAACAGTACTTGGCTGGAGTCCGAAAGTTCGCAGGTCAGCTTCTGGATCAAG GTGCCTCGCAGTGTTACGATGTCTTGTCCTGCGACGTGCAGAAAAATGCCTTAGCAGCTTTTGTGAGGCTAGGTGTGGTAGAGAAGAAGAAAGT AAATAGTGACACTGTATTTAATGTGAACGAACCTGCCCTGACAAAATTAGAAGAAATGCTCG gttgTAAGACACCAGTAGGAAAGCCAGTGACTGCAAAACTTTAA
- the GNPAT gene encoding dihydroxyacetone phosphate acyltransferase isoform X3, with protein sequence MDSSSSSNSCCSVGSASPGAVVLLYSLSKESLQSIDVLREEVCEILDEMSHKLRLGAIRFFAFALSKIFKQIFSKVCVNEEGIQKLQRAIQEHPVVLLPSHRSYIDFLMLSFLLYNYDLPVPVIAAGMDFLGMKMVGELLRMSGAFFMRRTFGGNKLYWAVFSEYVKTMLRNGYAPVEFFLEGTRSRSAKTLTPKFGLLNIVMEPFFKREVFDTYLVPVSISYDKVLEETLYVYELLGVPKPKESTTGLLKARKILSENFGNIHVYFGDPVSLRSLAAGRMSRSPYNLVPRYIPQKQPEDVHAFVTEVAYKMQLLQIQNLVLSPWALTAAVLLQNRPAMDFDALVEKTLWLKGLTQAFGGFLSWPDNEPAEEVIQSNILLHSNIASLVKDQVVLNMDSGDSEVVDGLIFQHITLLMCSAYRNQLLNIFVRPSLVALALQMTPGFRKEDVYSCFHFLLSVFSDEFIFLPGNTLKDFEEGCYLLCKNETIQVTTRDILVTEKGNTVLEFLIGLFKPFVECYQIICKYLLNEEDYFTEKQYLAGVRKFAGQLLDQGASQCYDVLSCDVQKNALAAFVRLGVVEKKKVNSDTVFNVNEPALTKLEEMLGCKTPVGKPVTAKL encoded by the exons cTTTCTAAGGAATCCCTTCAATCCATCGATGTCCTCCGAGAGGAAGTCTGTGAGATTTTGGATGAGATGAGCCACAAACTGCGTCTGGGAGCCATCCGGTTTTTTGCCTTTGCCCTgagcaaaatatttaaacaaattttctcAAAAGTGTGTGTAAATGAAGAAGGTATTCAGAAA ctacAACGAGCCATCCAGGAGCACCCAGTCGTCCTGCTGCCCAGTCATCGAAGTTACATTGACTTTCTGATGTTGTCTTTTCTCTTATACAATTATGATTTACCGGTACCCGTCATAGCTGCGGGAATGG ACTTCCTGGGAATGAAGATGGTCGGGGAACTGCTGCGGATGTCGGGCGCCTTCTTTATGCGGCGCACCTTTGGTGGCAATAAACTCTACTGGGCGGTGTTCTCTGAATACGTGAAAACCATGTTGCGG aatgGTTATGCTCCTGTTGAATTTTTCCTCGAAGGGACAAGAAGTCGCTCTGCCAAGACATTGACTCCGAAATTTG GTCTTCTGAATATTGTGAtggaaccattttttaaaagggaagtttTTGATACCTACCTTGTTCCAGTCAGCATCAGTTATGATAAAGTATTGGAAGAAACTCTTTACGTGTACGAGCTTCTAGGGGTTCCAAAACCAAAAGAATCGACAACT GGATTGTTGAAAGCCAGGAAGATCCTCTctgaaaattttggaaatatcCATGTGTACTTTGGAGACCCGGTGTCACTTCGATCTCTGGCAGCTGGGAGGATGAGTCGGAGCCCATATAATTTGGTTCCAAG GTATATTCCTCAGAAGCAGCCGGAGGATGTGCACGCCTTCGTCACAGAAGTGGCCTATAAGATGCAGCTGCTGCAGATCCAGAACCTGGTCCTGAGCCCCTGGGCCCTAACGGCCGCCGTTCTACTCCAGAACCGGCCAGCCATGGACTTCGACGCCCTGGTGGAGAAGACTTTATGGCTCAAAGGCTTAACCCAGGCCTTCGGGGGCTTTCTCTCTTGGCCTG ATAATGAGCCTGCTGAGGAAGTTATCCAGTCCAACATTCTCCTGCACTCCAACATCGCTAGCCTCGTCAAAGACCAGGTGGTTCTGAATATGGACTCTGGAGACTCCGAAGTGGTCGATGGACTTATTTTCCAGCATATCACCCTCCTCATGTGCTCGGCCTACAGGAACCAGTTGCTCAACATTTTCGTCCGCCCTTCCTTAGTAGCTCTGGCACTGCAGATGACCCCGGGGTTCCGGAAAG aggATGTCTACAGTTGCTTTCACTTCCTGCTCAGTGTTTTTTCAGATGAGTTCATCTTCCTTCCAGGAAACACACTAAAG GACTTTGAAGAAGGCTGTTACCTCCTCTGTAAAAATGAGACGATACAAGTGACGACAAGAGACATCCTAGttacagagaaaggaaatacTGTGCTGGAATTTTTAATAGGTCTCTTTAAACCTTTTGTGGAATGTTATCAG ATAATTTGCAAATACCTCCTGAATGAAGAAGACTACTTCACTGAGAAACAGTACTTGGCTGGAGTCCGAAAGTTCGCAGGTCAGCTTCTGGATCAAG GTGCCTCGCAGTGTTACGATGTCTTGTCCTGCGACGTGCAGAAAAATGCCTTAGCAGCTTTTGTGAGGCTAGGTGTGGTAGAGAAGAAGAAAGT AAATAGTGACACTGTATTTAATGTGAACGAACCTGCCCTGACAAAATTAGAAGAAATGCTCG gttgTAAGACACCAGTAGGAAAGCCAGTGACTGCAAAACTTTAA